The Desulfonispora thiosulfatigenes DSM 11270 genome window below encodes:
- the argC gene encoding N-acetyl-gamma-glutamyl-phosphate reductase produces MIKASIIGATGYTGQELVKMLSGHPHIEIVGLGSKSYAGENFSKIYPHFRGIDLICENPENDEIIDKADIIFLALPHGLSVPYVKKALEKGKKVVDLGADFRIKDRDIYQSWYKTQGPEEDLLEKAVYGLCEINKEKIAGAQIVANPGCYPTTILLALIPLLQKGAIKKQNIIIDSKSGVSGAGRSLSLNTHLCETNEDLKAYGLPLHRHIPEMEQELSLNAEEEINITFTPHLIPMTRGMLSTIYLELEEGFTGEKVHSLLKEFYKDKHFVRIIGEGESPHTKWVSGSNYCDIGIFSDPRNNRITILSAIDNLIKGASGQAIQNMNIMFGLDEKAGLPLWGMYP; encoded by the coding sequence ATGATTAAGGCAAGTATAATTGGTGCAACAGGATATACGGGACAAGAATTAGTAAAGATGTTATCAGGACATCCTCATATAGAAATAGTGGGTTTAGGTTCAAAAAGTTATGCAGGTGAAAATTTTTCTAAGATATATCCTCATTTTAGAGGGATAGACCTTATTTGTGAAAATCCAGAAAATGATGAGATAATAGATAAGGCAGACATTATCTTTTTAGCTTTACCTCATGGTTTATCGGTTCCATATGTAAAAAAGGCTCTCGAAAAGGGTAAAAAGGTAGTTGATTTAGGAGCGGACTTTAGAATAAAAGATCGAGATATTTATCAAAGTTGGTATAAAACACAAGGTCCTGAAGAGGATTTGTTAGAAAAGGCAGTGTATGGTCTGTGTGAAATCAATAAAGAGAAAATTGCTGGAGCACAGATAGTGGCTAATCCAGGATGCTATCCTACTACAATTTTATTAGCTTTAATTCCTTTGTTACAAAAAGGTGCAATTAAAAAGCAAAACATAATTATTGATAGCAAATCTGGAGTAAGTGGAGCAGGAAGGTCTTTATCTTTAAATACTCATTTATGTGAAACTAATGAAGACTTAAAGGCCTATGGATTACCTTTACATCGTCATATTCCGGAAATGGAACAAGAGTTATCTTTAAATGCTGAAGAAGAGATTAATATTACCTTTACGCCTCATTTAATTCCTATGACGAGAGGAATGTTAAGTACGATTTACCTAGAGTTAGAAGAGGGATTTACTGGAGAAAAAGTGCATAGTTTATTAAAAGAATTTTATAAAGATAAGCATTTTGTGAGAATTATAGGTGAGGGAGAAAGTCCTCATACTAAATGGGTGTCAGGAAGCAATTATTGTGATATAGGTATATTTAGTGATCCAAGAAATAATAGAATAACAATTTTATCAGCTATAGATAATTTAATTAAAGGGGCTAGTGGTCAGGCTATTCAAAATATGAATATTATGTTTGGTCTTGATGAAAAGGCGGGCTTACCTTTATGGGGGATGTATCCATAA
- the nuoB gene encoding NADH-quinone oxidoreductase subunit NuoB, with the protein MRNLLDRLKNKTETVKNVLYENPHSYGELLIDEKKCTLCGKCQKSCLVKAIEIKNAKIVVNQDHCIYCRNCISTCPENALTMLNDCKLAHFNDLETSALELKKKIYQKFNRSLVLRSVDTGSCEACLLELAATQNTFYAASRFGIKVAASPRHSDGLVITGPVTLNMKDALLKTYDATAEPKMVIAMGSCAYDGGIFKDCYGNFESLNKILPVDLYIPGCPPSPQAVIHGLLKLMNRI; encoded by the coding sequence ATGCGAAATCTATTAGATAGATTAAAAAATAAAACTGAAACTGTTAAAAATGTCTTATATGAAAATCCTCATTCTTATGGGGAACTATTAATTGATGAAAAAAAATGCACTTTGTGTGGCAAGTGCCAAAAAAGCTGTTTAGTTAAGGCAATTGAAATTAAGAACGCGAAAATCGTAGTTAATCAAGATCATTGTATCTATTGTCGTAACTGTATCTCGACTTGTCCCGAAAATGCACTGACTATGTTAAATGATTGTAAACTAGCTCATTTTAATGATTTAGAAACTAGTGCCTTAGAACTAAAAAAGAAAATTTATCAAAAATTTAATCGTTCTTTAGTGTTACGTTCTGTAGATACAGGATCTTGTGAAGCTTGTTTGTTAGAACTTGCAGCTACCCAAAATACCTTTTATGCCGCTTCCAGATTTGGCATAAAGGTAGCAGCTTCTCCTCGACATTCCGATGGGTTAGTTATTACAGGACCTGTTACTCTTAATATGAAGGATGCTCTTTTAAAAACCTATGATGCTACAGCAGAGCCTAAAATGGTAATCGCCATGGGAAGTTGTGCTTATGATGGTGGAATATTTAAAGATTGTTATGGTAATTTTGAAAGCTTAAACAAAATATTACCCGTAGATTTATATATTCCAGGTTGTCCTCCATCTCCTCAAGCTGTAATTCATGGATTGTTAAAATTAATGAATAGGATTTGA
- a CDS encoding respiratory chain complex I subunit 1 family protein, with translation MTYSLMCFFQSILLILFTPLFIAILKKFKAFLRGYKGIPILQIYFDLIKLFRKGRFISDSSSFITLLTPVLSFAAAITTAFLIPVFYTLPHNYFGHIFMIFFLLSIMKFLNVLLGLDCASGFGDLGASREMFISTLAEPVVFLIITFLYFQTNSFNFFEIAHINNTLNNYTVAHIMTGIAFLIVILAENARVPVDNPETHLELTMIHEAMVLDLSGSDLALIEYSSYLKFIIFLTLFINGFIPFGIAESLSIASIFKGMLFFSLKLISILFIIAILETSMAKFRLFRVPELLASAFSVAMVALTINYFM, from the coding sequence ATGACTTATAGTTTAATGTGCTTTTTTCAAAGTATTTTACTAATACTTTTTACTCCTTTATTTATTGCTATCTTAAAAAAGTTTAAAGCATTTTTAAGAGGTTACAAAGGGATACCTATCCTTCAAATATACTTTGATCTTATTAAATTGTTTCGAAAAGGAAGATTTATTTCTGACAGTAGTTCTTTTATAACGCTCTTAACTCCTGTTCTTTCCTTTGCGGCAGCTATTACCACGGCTTTTTTAATTCCTGTTTTTTATACTTTACCTCATAATTATTTTGGTCACATATTTATGATTTTTTTCTTATTAAGTATTATGAAATTTTTAAACGTTTTGCTTGGTTTAGACTGCGCTAGTGGTTTTGGAGACTTAGGGGCAAGTAGGGAAATGTTTATTTCTACTTTAGCAGAACCCGTTGTGTTTTTGATTATCACCTTTTTATATTTTCAAACTAATAGCTTTAATTTTTTTGAAATAGCTCATATCAATAATACGCTGAATAACTATACTGTGGCTCATATTATGACTGGGATTGCTTTCTTAATAGTTATCTTAGCTGAAAATGCTAGAGTTCCTGTGGATAATCCTGAAACACATTTAGAATTAACCATGATTCATGAGGCTATGGTTCTTGATTTGTCTGGTAGTGATTTAGCCCTAATTGAATATTCTAGTTATTTAAAATTTATAATCTTCTTAACCCTATTTATCAATGGCTTTATTCCTTTTGGAATTGCCGAATCTTTATCTATTGCCTCAATTTTTAAAGGGATGCTTTTCTTTAGTCTTAAACTAATTAGCATCTTGTTTATTATCGCCATTTTAGAAACTTCTATGGCTAAATTCAGGCTATTTCGTGTACCTGAATTATTAGCCTCTGCATTTTCTGTTGCTATGGTAGCCTTAACTATCAACTATTTTATGTAA
- a CDS encoding proton-conducting transporter membrane subunit — MSIIFIIMIVGTVLFTELKWMSLINILGSIAISIITLQVTEYIYHHQSLTLFNDFIYIDSLSVIQLLIVSFVALISLIYSYKYLKNEIKEDTINLANAKLFYFMLVVFYLSMVLTSITNNIVAMWISIEATTISTAFLIGFNRSKLSLEAAWKYIIICSIGISLGFVGIVIFIYSANTLDPNQAVHWDYLMKNYEFLDKNVVLVAFTFIFVGIGTKAGLAPMHTWSPQTHSEAPAPINALLAGVLHNLALYVIIRFYAIVNNIESLINLKYLFIVFGAISLIVSAFSLLRQTNYLRLLAFSSVENIGIMSLGIGIGGFLGTFGALLHSLIHAFTKTLLFLTLGNIFGLYKTRRINNIHTLIKTMPKNAVFLILGVLAITGVPPFASFYSEFFILIAGIESGHYITIFIYVLCLLLVFSGFINAFTKMIFSSSEQESTKSYKDNENIFPLCLTLILMIFISIPYKEPILTIINRAALIIGG; from the coding sequence ATGAGTATTATTTTTATAATCATGATTGTGGGTACAGTATTATTTACTGAGTTAAAATGGATGTCGCTTATTAATATTTTAGGTTCTATTGCAATATCTATAATTACATTACAGGTTACTGAATATATCTACCACCATCAATCATTAACCTTATTTAATGACTTTATCTATATTGATAGTTTAAGTGTTATTCAACTATTAATTGTTAGTTTTGTTGCTTTAATTTCTCTTATTTATTCCTATAAATATCTCAAAAATGAAATTAAGGAAGATACTATTAATTTGGCTAATGCTAAACTCTTTTATTTTATGTTAGTTGTTTTTTATCTATCTATGGTGCTAACAAGTATTACAAATAATATTGTAGCTATGTGGATATCTATTGAGGCTACAACAATTTCTACTGCCTTTTTAATTGGTTTTAATAGAAGTAAGCTATCATTAGAAGCAGCTTGGAAATATATAATTATTTGTTCTATTGGAATAAGTTTAGGCTTTGTAGGAATTGTAATATTTATTTATTCAGCTAATACATTAGATCCAAATCAAGCAGTCCACTGGGATTACTTAATGAAAAATTATGAGTTCTTAGATAAAAATGTAGTACTAGTTGCTTTTACATTTATTTTCGTAGGAATTGGTACAAAAGCTGGTCTAGCTCCTATGCATACTTGGTCACCGCAAACTCATAGTGAAGCACCTGCTCCAATTAATGCTCTTTTAGCAGGGGTATTACACAATCTAGCTCTTTATGTAATTATTAGATTTTATGCTATTGTTAATAATATTGAAAGTTTAATTAATTTAAAATATTTATTTATTGTTTTTGGTGCTATATCTTTAATAGTTTCAGCCTTTAGTTTATTAAGACAAACAAATTATTTACGCTTATTAGCTTTTTCATCTGTTGAAAACATTGGAATTATGTCTTTAGGTATTGGAATCGGAGGATTTTTAGGTACCTTTGGTGCTCTCTTACATTCCTTAATTCATGCCTTTACTAAAACTTTATTATTTTTAACCTTGGGTAATATCTTCGGACTATATAAAACTAGAAGAATTAATAATATTCATACTTTAATTAAAACAATGCCTAAAAATGCAGTCTTTTTAATACTGGGGGTCCTAGCTATTACAGGTGTTCCACCTTTTGCTTCATTTTATAGCGAGTTCTTCATTTTAATAGCTGGCATTGAAAGTGGTCACTATATTACAATCTTTATTTACGTTCTCTGTCTACTACTCGTATTTTCAGGATTTATTAATGCCTTTACAAAAATGATTTTTAGCAGCAGCGAACAAGAATCCACTAAATCGTATAAAGATAATGAAAATATTTTCCCTTTATGCTTAACACTTATTTTAATGATTTTTATTAGCATACCTTATAAAGAACCTATTTTAACTATTATCAATCGAGCTGCTCTTATAATCGGTGGTTAA
- the argB gene encoding acetylglutamate kinase, whose protein sequence is MLSLATEKAEVLIEALPYIQKFAGKTVIIKFGGHAMVNKELEKMVLQDIILMKLVGMNPVIVHGGGPSINTWLKKVGIESNFVNGLRVTDEETMEIVEMVLCGKLNKSLVSSINEMGGKAIGLCGKDGSLIEAEPKKALVKSKNGVEEEVDLGLVGEITKVNPSLIHTLTNEGYIPVISPVGIGSKGESLNINADHAAGALGGSLGAHKLVLLTDVEGIYLGEDKDSLASKLSAQEVNKCIERGVINGGMIPKVESCLKALQWGVKHVHIIDGRRPHSVLLEIFTDEGIGTMVVK, encoded by the coding sequence ATGTTAAGTTTAGCAACCGAAAAAGCAGAAGTTTTAATAGAAGCTTTACCATATATTCAAAAATTTGCAGGAAAAACAGTGATAATTAAATTTGGTGGTCATGCCATGGTAAATAAAGAACTTGAAAAAATGGTATTACAAGATATTATTCTTATGAAATTAGTTGGCATGAATCCTGTAATTGTCCATGGCGGGGGACCAAGTATAAATACCTGGTTAAAGAAGGTTGGCATTGAGTCGAATTTTGTAAATGGACTTCGTGTTACTGATGAAGAAACCATGGAAATTGTTGAAATGGTGTTGTGTGGTAAGTTAAATAAAAGCCTAGTTAGTTCTATTAATGAAATGGGCGGCAAAGCTATCGGCTTATGTGGTAAAGATGGTTCATTAATAGAGGCTGAGCCTAAAAAGGCATTAGTCAAATCTAAAAATGGAGTGGAAGAGGAAGTTGATTTAGGTTTAGTAGGTGAGATTACTAAAGTTAATCCTAGCTTAATTCATACTTTAACAAATGAAGGGTATATACCTGTAATATCCCCTGTCGGTATTGGATCTAAGGGAGAAAGCTTAAATATTAATGCAGATCATGCAGCAGGTGCTTTAGGTGGATCTCTAGGTGCTCATAAGCTAGTCTTATTAACCGATGTAGAAGGAATTTACTTAGGTGAAGATAAAGATTCATTAGCTTCTAAACTATCTGCACAAGAAGTTAACAAGTGTATAGAAAGAGGAGTAATTAACGGTGGCATGATTCCTAAGGTAGAAAGCTGTTTAAAGGCTTTACAATGGGGTGTAAAGCATGTTCATATTATTGATGGACGTAGACCTCATTCTGTATTATTAGAGATATTTACGGATGAAGGTATTGGTACTATGGTAGTAAAATAA
- a CDS encoding methyl-accepting chemotaxis protein, which produces MFGFKSKNTEVKEQRMQNLLNKDIILKAITELANGKPNYLKGEDLGCPETAKMWNSLIDSMVTEKRKNATNINKLLQQVTRMDIINDMIKSVNNQASSLHSMVASSEELSASIEEVTGISQEIASHTHITRNNVETGVVNIEKAMDFVIDSFEEIKIINTEMNQVEQKTEAINQIIDIVKNIANQTNLLALNAAIEAARAGEHGRGFAVVADEVRELADRTKVSVEQVQKDIKELQGAIDLSVKRINSTSAQLESGKTLVNDTIVTIQGINDSIQEIDKTVNQVAANAEEQAAVTESFTEGTVDISNESDYLAKTCRDTGLAIYEVSKDLDKFRLDLIQNRNFLKDADMMEVYKTDHLLWRWRVYNMLLGFEKVDVNVVSDYKNCGLGKWYYGIECDKIRHINAVKQMEKPHIELHQAAKDAAIAFNNGDIAEAERSLARMDECSVIVFGYIDEIKKVLMKD; this is translated from the coding sequence ATGTTTGGTTTTAAATCCAAAAATACAGAAGTAAAAGAACAAAGGATGCAAAACTTACTTAATAAAGATATTATATTAAAAGCAATCACCGAGCTTGCTAATGGCAAACCAAACTATCTAAAAGGAGAAGATTTAGGCTGCCCCGAAACTGCAAAGATGTGGAATTCCCTGATAGATAGTATGGTAACTGAAAAACGTAAAAATGCAACAAATATAAATAAATTATTACAACAAGTAACTAGAATGGATATTATTAATGATATGATTAAAAGTGTTAATAACCAAGCAAGTTCCCTCCATTCTATGGTAGCTAGTAGTGAAGAACTAAGTGCTTCTATTGAAGAGGTTACGGGTATTTCACAAGAAATAGCAAGCCATACCCATATTACAAGGAATAATGTTGAAACTGGGGTCGTGAATATTGAAAAAGCAATGGATTTTGTGATCGATTCTTTTGAAGAAATTAAAATAATTAATACAGAGATGAATCAGGTAGAACAGAAAACGGAAGCAATTAATCAAATTATTGATATTGTTAAGAATATTGCCAATCAAACAAATTTATTAGCCCTAAATGCAGCTATTGAAGCGGCGAGAGCTGGTGAGCATGGCAGGGGATTTGCAGTAGTGGCTGATGAGGTAAGAGAACTTGCCGATAGGACAAAGGTTTCAGTTGAACAGGTGCAAAAAGATATCAAGGAACTTCAGGGGGCTATTGATTTATCTGTAAAAAGAATAAATTCTACTTCTGCTCAGCTTGAATCAGGTAAAACTTTAGTAAATGATACCATCGTTACAATTCAAGGAATAAATGATTCCATTCAAGAAATTGATAAAACTGTAAATCAAGTAGCAGCAAATGCAGAAGAACAAGCAGCAGTAACAGAAAGTTTTACAGAGGGTACGGTTGATATTTCCAATGAATCGGACTATTTAGCCAAAACTTGTAGAGATACAGGCTTAGCTATTTATGAAGTAAGTAAAGACCTAGATAAATTTAGATTAGATTTAATCCAAAATAGAAACTTTTTAAAAGATGCAGATATGATGGAGGTCTATAAGACAGATCATTTATTATGGAGATGGCGAGTGTATAATATGCTCTTAGGTTTTGAAAAGGTAGACGTAAATGTTGTTAGTGACTATAAAAATTGCGGTCTTGGAAAATGGTATTATGGAATAGAGTGCGATAAGATAAGACATATTAATGCTGTTAAACAAATGGAAAAACCTCATATAGAACTACATCAAGCCGCAAAAGATGCTGCAATTGCTTTTAATAATGGAGACATAGCGGAAGCTGAAAGGTCACTTGCAAGAATGGATGAGTGCTCTGTAATTGTCTTTGGTTATATCGATGAAATTAAAAAGGTATTGATGAAAGATTAG
- a CDS encoding NADH-quinone oxidoreductase subunit C: MDIDVLSRQIKEYDNALDLTISLGNEIHITTTKEKIVTLVDQLLKEFSIRFLAEFARQEKDIFIISILFVSRECPCFVKIDYPTEKELNSLQNIIFQSYLYEREISDLYGISIKNGLDTRPIVKHEKWPKDVFPLRKEFAFGQKIKESNEFSRYPYKEVTGGGHQIFAGPVHAGIIGPGHFRFSAIGEDIENLEVRLMYKHRGIEKLAENVDANNLNLVFERVSGECSVSYGESFALLVEKMLNYTPPKEIQALRVILLELERIYNFLGDIGGICTDVGFSYPAKKFEYFAEIIHQLCERVTGSRFIRNAIIPLGSNIDFTQKDIMDIKETLTSIKVRLTTIFHLATDNVTFLDRTESTGMLDTDAARKFCLTGVVARASGLNTDVRTKFGYEIYPELKEGNHTEIIGGAFERYKIKIEEIKDSFKFIEKATSYIKTDLKRKKTPLNLKEGMEAIVAVETVKGELVVYGQVGKDNKFNRLYFKTPSFTSFHGLAEVVLGEIVPDFPLCNKSFNMSYSENDR; the protein is encoded by the coding sequence ATGGACATCGATGTTTTAAGTCGACAAATTAAAGAATATGATAATGCTTTAGATTTAACGATTTCCCTGGGAAACGAGATTCATATTACTACAACTAAGGAAAAAATAGTAACTCTAGTCGATCAGTTGCTCAAAGAATTTAGCATAAGATTTTTAGCGGAGTTTGCAAGACAAGAAAAGGATATCTTTATAATTAGTATTTTATTTGTAAGCAGAGAATGTCCCTGTTTTGTGAAAATAGATTATCCTACAGAAAAAGAACTTAATTCTTTGCAAAATATAATTTTTCAAAGCTATTTATATGAACGCGAAATTAGTGATTTATATGGTATCTCTATAAAAAATGGTTTAGATACTAGGCCTATAGTAAAACATGAAAAATGGCCTAAAGATGTTTTTCCTTTACGTAAAGAATTTGCCTTTGGTCAAAAGATAAAAGAGAGTAATGAGTTCTCTAGGTATCCTTATAAAGAAGTAACCGGTGGAGGCCATCAAATCTTTGCAGGACCAGTACATGCAGGAATTATAGGCCCTGGTCATTTTCGCTTTAGTGCTATTGGTGAAGACATAGAAAACCTAGAAGTTAGATTAATGTATAAACATAGAGGCATTGAAAAATTAGCTGAAAATGTAGATGCTAATAATCTTAATTTAGTTTTCGAAAGGGTATCAGGTGAATGCTCTGTAAGTTATGGAGAAAGCTTTGCACTCTTAGTCGAAAAAATGCTTAATTACACACCACCCAAAGAAATTCAAGCACTTAGGGTTATCTTATTAGAATTAGAGCGAATCTATAATTTTCTAGGGGATATAGGGGGAATTTGCACTGATGTTGGCTTTAGCTATCCAGCAAAGAAGTTTGAATATTTTGCAGAAATTATTCATCAGTTATGTGAAAGGGTAACCGGTAGCCGCTTTATTCGTAATGCTATTATTCCTTTAGGATCTAATATAGATTTTACCCAAAAAGATATTATGGATATTAAAGAAACCCTTACAAGTATTAAAGTGCGCTTAACTACTATTTTTCATTTAGCTACAGATAACGTTACTTTTTTAGATAGGACAGAAAGTACAGGCATGCTTGATACAGATGCAGCTAGGAAGTTTTGTTTAACTGGTGTAGTAGCACGGGCTAGTGGCCTTAATACCGATGTTCGTACAAAGTTTGGTTATGAAATATACCCTGAATTAAAAGAAGGTAATCATACCGAAATAATTGGCGGGGCATTTGAACGGTATAAAATTAAAATTGAGGAAATTAAAGATTCTTTTAAGTTCATAGAAAAAGCCACTTCTTATATTAAGACTGATCTTAAAAGGAAAAAGACCCCTCTAAATCTTAAAGAAGGAATGGAAGCAATAGTAGCTGTGGAAACAGTTAAAGGCGAACTAGTGGTTTATGGCCAAGTTGGTAAAGACAATAAATTTAATCGCCTCTACTTTAAAACCCCTTCTTTTACTAGTTTTCATGGTTTAGCTGAAGTTGTCCTTGGGGAAATTGTACCTGATTTTCCGCTTTGTAATAAATCCTTTAATATGTCATATTCTGAAAATGATAGGTAG